A single Leptidea sinapis chromosome 2, ilLepSina1.1, whole genome shotgun sequence DNA region contains:
- the LOC126974621 gene encoding zinc finger protein 239-like, producing the protein MKGYNETSDLQSNNGIHTGKKSYSCNECDKSFNRSNDLKRHNRIHTGEKPYSCDKCGKSFSQINHLQSHHRIHTGEKPYSCTECGKSFSQINHLQSHHRMHTDDKPYSCTECGKCFNRSDVLKKHSNIHTGLKIYCCIECGRTFKQSGDLRKHNRVHTGEKPYSCKECGKSFRQSRDLKVHNRIHTGEMPYSCKECGKSFSRPDGLKKHNRRHTGEKPYSCKECGKSFFLSAELKMHNRIHTGERPYSCKDCGKSFCRSEGLKKHNRIHIGEKKCLKECDNTFDSVM; encoded by the coding sequence ATGAAAGGATACAATGAAACTAGTGATTTGCAGTCAAATAATGGAATACATACTGGCAAAAAGTCATATTCATGTAATGAATGCGATAAAAGCTTCAATCGGTCTAATGATTTGAAGAgacacaatagaatacatactggtgaaaagccatattcttgtgataaatgtggtaaaaGCTTCAGTCAAATTAACCATTTACAATCACAccatagaatacatactggtgagaagccatattcttgtacagaatgtggtaagagcttcagtcAAATTAACCATTTACAATCACACCATAGAATGCATACTGATGacaagccatattcttgtacaGAATGTGGTAAGTGCTTCAATCGATCTGATGTTTTgaagaaacacagtaatatacATACTGGTTTAAAGATATATTGTTGTATAGAATGTGGTAGGACCTTCAAACAATCTGGTGATTTGAGGAAACACAATAGagtacatactggtgaaaagccatattcttgtaaagaatgtggtaagagcttcagaCAATCTCGTGATTTGAAAGTACACAATAGAATCCATACTGGTGAAATGCCATATTCATGTAAAGAATGTGGTAAAAGCTTCAGTCGACCTGATGGTTTGAAGAAACACAATAGAagacatactggtgaaaagccgtaCTCTTGTAAAGAGTGTGGTAAGAGCTTTTTTCTATCTGCTGAATTGAAGATgcacaatagaatacatactggtgaaaggccatattcttgtaaagatTGTGGTAAGAGCTTCTGTCGATCTGAAGGATTGAAGAaacacaatagaatacatatTGGTGAAAAGAAATGTTTAAAAGAATGTGATAATACTTTCGATAGTGTGATGTGA